A genomic segment from Micropterus dolomieu isolate WLL.071019.BEF.003 ecotype Adirondacks linkage group LG03, ASM2129224v1, whole genome shotgun sequence encodes:
- the LOC123967622 gene encoding protein MTSS 1-like isoform X3 → MEAVIEKECSALGGLFQTVIGDMKSSYPIWEDFITKAGKLQSQLRATVVAVAAFLDAFQKVADLATNSRGGTRDIGSALTRMCMRHRSIEAKLKQFSMAFLEGLINPLQEQMEEWKRGVSSLDKDHAKEYKRARQEIKKKSSDTLKLQKKAKKADNLGRGDIQPQLDSAMQDVSDKYILLEETEKQALRKALIEDRQRFCCFVALLRPVVDEEISMLGEVTHLQAISDDLKALTSDPHKLPPASEQVILDLKGSDYGWSYQTPPSSPSTTMSRKSSMCSSLNSVNSSDSRGSSGSHSHSPSSSSSSSSSHHLFHHHHPCHRYRSSTLPQQAPARLSSISSHDSGFISSSHDQYTSSKSSSPMPAETKLSNGFDHYSPANSPAYLHSSGGSLGSGSSTAFPFSLPSSSSSTSSSCPTRSWSRHASALVPDYPHYCTLGPMVPSSRVPSWKDWAKPGPYDQPMVNTLRRKKEKATPAVVDSNGSVSNDSSPASISNSVPAPAVLQPSVEEKNRTVTAPLKAGDIEAHEELALALSRGLELDTQRSSRDSIQCSSGYSTQTNTPCCSEDTIPSQVSDYDYFSMAGDQEPEQQQLDFDKSSTIPRNSDISQSYRLMFQSKRPASTAGLPSTQAPYPGQGAYPAGPYPATPIHTGAYPPTPTGMCSSQGFYSGSSSHNAPGSYSSGHGPVIVTPGVATIRRTPSSKPSARRSGSVVGTGPIPIRTPVIPVKIPTVPDMSGAVNGSGGRAGGGGGGGGGESPDSPTFAGVGDAGTLPVVSWSGQATTNPPTVPLPNQQHLQSELEQEGGGEEAGEGDEGNMLVAIRKGVRLKRTLTNDRSAPRIA, encoded by the exons GTGGGACCAGAGACATTGGATCGGCATTGACAAGGATGTGTATGAGACATCGTAGCATAGAGGCTAAACTCAAACAGTTCTCCAT GGCCTTTCTGGAGGGTCTGATCAACCCTCTGCAAGAACAGATGGAGGAGTGGAAAAGAGGAGTCAGCTCTTTGGACAAGGACCATGCTAAAG AGTATAAAAGAGCCCGGCAGGAAATAAAGAAGAAGTCCTCGGACACACTGAAACTTCAGAAGAAGGCAaagaaag CTGATAATCTAG gTCGTGGTGATATCCAACCCCAGCTGGACAGCGCTATGCAGGATGTCAGTGATAAATACATTCTGctggaagagacagagaaacaggcccTGAGGAAGGCTCTTatagaggacagacagagattcTGCTGTTTCGTAGCCCTGCTGCGGCCTGTAGTG gaTGAGGAGATTTCTATGTTGGGAGAGGTCACCCATCTCCAAGCTATCTCTGATGATCTCAAAGCCCTGACCTCCGACCCGCACAAGCTTCCGCCTGCTAGTGAACAG GTGATCTTGGACCTGAAGGGCTCAGACTACGGTTGGTCATATCAAACGCCTCCCTCATCCCCGAGCACCACTATGTCCAGGAAGTCTAGCATGTGCAG TAGTCTGAACAGCGTTAACAGTAGTGACTCCAGGGGATCCAGTGGCTCTCACTCTcattctccttcctcctcttcttcctcctcttcctcacaccACCTCTTCCACCACCATCACCCCTGCCATCGGTACCGCAGCTCCACGCTACCCCAGCAGGCCCCAGCTCGGCTCTCTAGCATCTCCTCCCACGACTCGGGCTTCATTTCCTCATCACACGACCAATACACATCGTCCAAATCATCCTCGCCTATGCCAGCTGAAACAAAG TTGTCGAATGGCTTTGACCACTACAGTCCGGCCAATTCCCCTGCCTACCTGCATAGCAGCGGGGGGAGTTTGGGCTCAGGGTCCAGCACTGCCTTCCccttctctcttccttcctcctcatcctccacctcctcctcctgccccaCTCGTTCATGGTCACGTCACGCCTCAGCCTTGGTGCCAGACTACCCTCATTACTGCACGTTGGGTCCCATGGTGCCTTCATCACGAGTCCCCAGCTGGAAG GACTGGGCCAAACCAGGCCCTTATGACCAGCCCATGGTCAATACACtgaggaggaagaaagaaaaggcgACCCCAGCTGTAGTGGACAGTAATGGCAGTGTGAGTAATGATAGCAGCCCGGCCTCGATCTCAAACTCAGTGCCAGCTCCGGCTGTGCTACAACCGTCAGTGGAGGAGAAGAACAGGACTGTGACTGCACCACTCAAG GCTGGTGATATTGAGGCCCATGAGGAACTGGCCCTGGCCTTATCCCGAGGTCTGGAGCTGGACACCCAGAGGTCCAGTAGAGACTCCATCCAGTGTTCCAGTGGCTACAGCACGCAGACCAACACACCCTGCTGCTCTGAAGATACAATACCTTCACAGG TATCAGACTATGACTATTTCTCAATGGCTGGAGATCAGGAGCCTGAGCAGCAACAGTTGGACTTTGACAAGTCCTCCACCATCCCCAGAAACAGTGACATCAGTCAGTCCTACCGACTCATGTTCCAGAGCAAACGGCCAGCCTCCACAGCCGGCCTGCCCAGCACACAGGCTCCTTACCCCGGACAGGGGGCCTACCCTGCAGGGCCCTATCCCGCCACACCTATCCACACTGGGGCTTACCCTCCTACCCCGACAG GCATGTGTTCAAGTCAGGGATTTTATTCTGGATCCAGCTCTCATAATGCCCCTGGCTCCTATTCCTCAGGCCACGGTCCGGTTATCGTCACCCCTGGGGTTGCCACAATCCGCCGCACCCCCTCTTCAAAACCTTCCGCCCGACGTTCAGGCTCAGTCGTAGGCACAGGCCCCATCCCTATTCGTACACCTGTCATCCCAGTAAAAATCCCTACAGTGCCAGATATGTCAGGAGCAGTTAATGGGAGCGGgggaagagcaggaggaggaggaggaggaggaggaggagaaagccCAGATTCTCCAACATTTGCAGGAGTTGGGGATGCTGGCACCCTACCTGTGGTGTCCTGGAGTGGTCAGGCTACAACCAATCCTCCCACTGTACCCCTGCCCAACCAGCAGCACCTTCAGAGTGAGCTAGAGCAGgaagggggaggggaggaggcagGAGAAGGGGATGAAGGCAACATGCTGGTGGCCATCCGCAAGGGGGTCAGGCTCAAGAGAACCCTCACCAATGACCGCTCTGCACCACGCATCGCATGA
- the LOC123967622 gene encoding protein MTSS 1-like isoform X2, with protein sequence MEAVIEKECSALGGLFQTVIGDMKSSYPIWEDFITKAGKLQSQLRATVVAVAAFLDAFQKVADLATNSRGGTRDIGSALTRMCMRHRSIEAKLKQFSMAFLEGLINPLQEQMEEWKRGVSSLDKDHAKEYKRARQEIKKKSSDTLKLQKKAKKGRGDIQPQLDSAMQDVSDKYILLEETEKQALRKALIEDRQRFCCFVALLRPVVDEEISMLGEVTHLQAISDDLKALTSDPHKLPPASEQVILDLKGSDYGWSYQTPPSSPSTTMSRKSSMCSSLNSVNSSDSRGSSGSHSHSPSSSSSSSSSHHLFHHHHPCHRYRSSTLPQQAPARLSSISSHDSGFISSSHDQYTSSKSSSPMPAETKPCPSSRSSEVSETGQLHSDCSTPSSLAAATATQHITDKLSNGFDHYSPANSPAYLHSSGGSLGSGSSTAFPFSLPSSSSSTSSSCPTRSWSRHASALVPDYPHYCTLGPMVPSSRVPSWKDWAKPGPYDQPMVNTLRRKKEKATPAVVDSNGSVSNDSSPASISNSVPAPAVLQPSVEEKNRTVTAPLKAGDIEAHEELALALSRGLELDTQRSSRDSIQCSSGYSTQTNTPCCSEDTIPSQVSDYDYFSMAGDQEPEQQQLDFDKSSTIPRNSDISQSYRLMFQSKRPASTAGLPSTQAPYPGQGAYPAGPYPATPIHTGAYPPTPTGMCSSQGFYSGSSSHNAPGSYSSGHGPVIVTPGVATIRRTPSSKPSARRSGSVVGTGPIPIRTPVIPVKIPTVPDMSGAVNGSGGRAGGGGGGGGGESPDSPTFAGVGDAGTLPVVSWSGQATTNPPTVPLPNQQHLQSELEQEGGGEEAGEGDEGNMLVAIRKGVRLKRTLTNDRSAPRIA encoded by the exons GTGGGACCAGAGACATTGGATCGGCATTGACAAGGATGTGTATGAGACATCGTAGCATAGAGGCTAAACTCAAACAGTTCTCCAT GGCCTTTCTGGAGGGTCTGATCAACCCTCTGCAAGAACAGATGGAGGAGTGGAAAAGAGGAGTCAGCTCTTTGGACAAGGACCATGCTAAAG AGTATAAAAGAGCCCGGCAGGAAATAAAGAAGAAGTCCTCGGACACACTGAAACTTCAGAAGAAGGCAaagaaag gTCGTGGTGATATCCAACCCCAGCTGGACAGCGCTATGCAGGATGTCAGTGATAAATACATTCTGctggaagagacagagaaacaggcccTGAGGAAGGCTCTTatagaggacagacagagattcTGCTGTTTCGTAGCCCTGCTGCGGCCTGTAGTG gaTGAGGAGATTTCTATGTTGGGAGAGGTCACCCATCTCCAAGCTATCTCTGATGATCTCAAAGCCCTGACCTCCGACCCGCACAAGCTTCCGCCTGCTAGTGAACAG GTGATCTTGGACCTGAAGGGCTCAGACTACGGTTGGTCATATCAAACGCCTCCCTCATCCCCGAGCACCACTATGTCCAGGAAGTCTAGCATGTGCAG TAGTCTGAACAGCGTTAACAGTAGTGACTCCAGGGGATCCAGTGGCTCTCACTCTcattctccttcctcctcttcttcctcctcttcctcacaccACCTCTTCCACCACCATCACCCCTGCCATCGGTACCGCAGCTCCACGCTACCCCAGCAGGCCCCAGCTCGGCTCTCTAGCATCTCCTCCCACGACTCGGGCTTCATTTCCTCATCACACGACCAATACACATCGTCCAAATCATCCTCGCCTATGCCAGCTGAAACAAAG CCTTGTCCCAGTTCCAGGTCCTCTGAGGTTTCAGAGACTGGGCAGCTTCACAGTGACTGCAGCACCCCCTCTTCTCTAGCTGCTGCTACTGCAACTCAGCACATTACTGACAAG TTGTCGAATGGCTTTGACCACTACAGTCCGGCCAATTCCCCTGCCTACCTGCATAGCAGCGGGGGGAGTTTGGGCTCAGGGTCCAGCACTGCCTTCCccttctctcttccttcctcctcatcctccacctcctcctcctgccccaCTCGTTCATGGTCACGTCACGCCTCAGCCTTGGTGCCAGACTACCCTCATTACTGCACGTTGGGTCCCATGGTGCCTTCATCACGAGTCCCCAGCTGGAAG GACTGGGCCAAACCAGGCCCTTATGACCAGCCCATGGTCAATACACtgaggaggaagaaagaaaaggcgACCCCAGCTGTAGTGGACAGTAATGGCAGTGTGAGTAATGATAGCAGCCCGGCCTCGATCTCAAACTCAGTGCCAGCTCCGGCTGTGCTACAACCGTCAGTGGAGGAGAAGAACAGGACTGTGACTGCACCACTCAAG GCTGGTGATATTGAGGCCCATGAGGAACTGGCCCTGGCCTTATCCCGAGGTCTGGAGCTGGACACCCAGAGGTCCAGTAGAGACTCCATCCAGTGTTCCAGTGGCTACAGCACGCAGACCAACACACCCTGCTGCTCTGAAGATACAATACCTTCACAGG TATCAGACTATGACTATTTCTCAATGGCTGGAGATCAGGAGCCTGAGCAGCAACAGTTGGACTTTGACAAGTCCTCCACCATCCCCAGAAACAGTGACATCAGTCAGTCCTACCGACTCATGTTCCAGAGCAAACGGCCAGCCTCCACAGCCGGCCTGCCCAGCACACAGGCTCCTTACCCCGGACAGGGGGCCTACCCTGCAGGGCCCTATCCCGCCACACCTATCCACACTGGGGCTTACCCTCCTACCCCGACAG GCATGTGTTCAAGTCAGGGATTTTATTCTGGATCCAGCTCTCATAATGCCCCTGGCTCCTATTCCTCAGGCCACGGTCCGGTTATCGTCACCCCTGGGGTTGCCACAATCCGCCGCACCCCCTCTTCAAAACCTTCCGCCCGACGTTCAGGCTCAGTCGTAGGCACAGGCCCCATCCCTATTCGTACACCTGTCATCCCAGTAAAAATCCCTACAGTGCCAGATATGTCAGGAGCAGTTAATGGGAGCGGgggaagagcaggaggaggaggaggaggaggaggaggagaaagccCAGATTCTCCAACATTTGCAGGAGTTGGGGATGCTGGCACCCTACCTGTGGTGTCCTGGAGTGGTCAGGCTACAACCAATCCTCCCACTGTACCCCTGCCCAACCAGCAGCACCTTCAGAGTGAGCTAGAGCAGgaagggggaggggaggaggcagGAGAAGGGGATGAAGGCAACATGCTGGTGGCCATCCGCAAGGGGGTCAGGCTCAAGAGAACCCTCACCAATGACCGCTCTGCACCACGCATCGCATGA
- the LOC123967622 gene encoding protein MTSS 1-like isoform X4: MEAVIEKECSALGGLFQTVIGDMKSSYPIWEDFITKAGKLQSQLRATVVAVAAFLDAFQKVADLATNSRGGTRDIGSALTRMCMRHRSIEAKLKQFSMAFLEGLINPLQEQMEEWKRGVSSLDKDHAKEYKRARQEIKKKSSDTLKLQKKAKKADNLGRGDIQPQLDSAMQDVSDKYILLEETEKQALRKALIEDRQRFCCFVALLRPVVDEEISMLGEVTHLQAISDDLKALTSDPHKLPPASEQVILDLKGSDYGWSYQTPPSSPSTTMSRKSSMCSSTLPQQAPARLSSISSHDSGFISSSHDQYTSSKSSSPMPAETKPCPSSRSSEVSETGQLHSDCSTPSSLAAATATQHITDKLSNGFDHYSPANSPAYLHSSGGSLGSGSSTAFPFSLPSSSSSTSSSCPTRSWSRHASALVPDYPHYCTLGPMVPSSRVPSWKDWAKPGPYDQPMVNTLRRKKEKATPAVVDSNGSVSNDSSPASISNSVPAPAVLQPSVEEKNRTVTAPLKAGDIEAHEELALALSRGLELDTQRSSRDSIQCSSGYSTQTNTPCCSEDTIPSQVSDYDYFSMAGDQEPEQQQLDFDKSSTIPRNSDISQSYRLMFQSKRPASTAGLPSTQAPYPGQGAYPAGPYPATPIHTGAYPPTPTGMCSSQGFYSGSSSHNAPGSYSSGHGPVIVTPGVATIRRTPSSKPSARRSGSVVGTGPIPIRTPVIPVKIPTVPDMSGAVNGSGGRAGGGGGGGGGESPDSPTFAGVGDAGTLPVVSWSGQATTNPPTVPLPNQQHLQSELEQEGGGEEAGEGDEGNMLVAIRKGVRLKRTLTNDRSAPRIA, encoded by the exons GTGGGACCAGAGACATTGGATCGGCATTGACAAGGATGTGTATGAGACATCGTAGCATAGAGGCTAAACTCAAACAGTTCTCCAT GGCCTTTCTGGAGGGTCTGATCAACCCTCTGCAAGAACAGATGGAGGAGTGGAAAAGAGGAGTCAGCTCTTTGGACAAGGACCATGCTAAAG AGTATAAAAGAGCCCGGCAGGAAATAAAGAAGAAGTCCTCGGACACACTGAAACTTCAGAAGAAGGCAaagaaag CTGATAATCTAG gTCGTGGTGATATCCAACCCCAGCTGGACAGCGCTATGCAGGATGTCAGTGATAAATACATTCTGctggaagagacagagaaacaggcccTGAGGAAGGCTCTTatagaggacagacagagattcTGCTGTTTCGTAGCCCTGCTGCGGCCTGTAGTG gaTGAGGAGATTTCTATGTTGGGAGAGGTCACCCATCTCCAAGCTATCTCTGATGATCTCAAAGCCCTGACCTCCGACCCGCACAAGCTTCCGCCTGCTAGTGAACAG GTGATCTTGGACCTGAAGGGCTCAGACTACGGTTGGTCATATCAAACGCCTCCCTCATCCCCGAGCACCACTATGTCCAGGAAGTCTAGCATGTGCAG CTCCACGCTACCCCAGCAGGCCCCAGCTCGGCTCTCTAGCATCTCCTCCCACGACTCGGGCTTCATTTCCTCATCACACGACCAATACACATCGTCCAAATCATCCTCGCCTATGCCAGCTGAAACAAAG CCTTGTCCCAGTTCCAGGTCCTCTGAGGTTTCAGAGACTGGGCAGCTTCACAGTGACTGCAGCACCCCCTCTTCTCTAGCTGCTGCTACTGCAACTCAGCACATTACTGACAAG TTGTCGAATGGCTTTGACCACTACAGTCCGGCCAATTCCCCTGCCTACCTGCATAGCAGCGGGGGGAGTTTGGGCTCAGGGTCCAGCACTGCCTTCCccttctctcttccttcctcctcatcctccacctcctcctcctgccccaCTCGTTCATGGTCACGTCACGCCTCAGCCTTGGTGCCAGACTACCCTCATTACTGCACGTTGGGTCCCATGGTGCCTTCATCACGAGTCCCCAGCTGGAAG GACTGGGCCAAACCAGGCCCTTATGACCAGCCCATGGTCAATACACtgaggaggaagaaagaaaaggcgACCCCAGCTGTAGTGGACAGTAATGGCAGTGTGAGTAATGATAGCAGCCCGGCCTCGATCTCAAACTCAGTGCCAGCTCCGGCTGTGCTACAACCGTCAGTGGAGGAGAAGAACAGGACTGTGACTGCACCACTCAAG GCTGGTGATATTGAGGCCCATGAGGAACTGGCCCTGGCCTTATCCCGAGGTCTGGAGCTGGACACCCAGAGGTCCAGTAGAGACTCCATCCAGTGTTCCAGTGGCTACAGCACGCAGACCAACACACCCTGCTGCTCTGAAGATACAATACCTTCACAGG TATCAGACTATGACTATTTCTCAATGGCTGGAGATCAGGAGCCTGAGCAGCAACAGTTGGACTTTGACAAGTCCTCCACCATCCCCAGAAACAGTGACATCAGTCAGTCCTACCGACTCATGTTCCAGAGCAAACGGCCAGCCTCCACAGCCGGCCTGCCCAGCACACAGGCTCCTTACCCCGGACAGGGGGCCTACCCTGCAGGGCCCTATCCCGCCACACCTATCCACACTGGGGCTTACCCTCCTACCCCGACAG GCATGTGTTCAAGTCAGGGATTTTATTCTGGATCCAGCTCTCATAATGCCCCTGGCTCCTATTCCTCAGGCCACGGTCCGGTTATCGTCACCCCTGGGGTTGCCACAATCCGCCGCACCCCCTCTTCAAAACCTTCCGCCCGACGTTCAGGCTCAGTCGTAGGCACAGGCCCCATCCCTATTCGTACACCTGTCATCCCAGTAAAAATCCCTACAGTGCCAGATATGTCAGGAGCAGTTAATGGGAGCGGgggaagagcaggaggaggaggaggaggaggaggaggagaaagccCAGATTCTCCAACATTTGCAGGAGTTGGGGATGCTGGCACCCTACCTGTGGTGTCCTGGAGTGGTCAGGCTACAACCAATCCTCCCACTGTACCCCTGCCCAACCAGCAGCACCTTCAGAGTGAGCTAGAGCAGgaagggggaggggaggaggcagGAGAAGGGGATGAAGGCAACATGCTGGTGGCCATCCGCAAGGGGGTCAGGCTCAAGAGAACCCTCACCAATGACCGCTCTGCACCACGCATCGCATGA
- the LOC123967622 gene encoding protein MTSS 1-like isoform X1, translating into MEAVIEKECSALGGLFQTVIGDMKSSYPIWEDFITKAGKLQSQLRATVVAVAAFLDAFQKVADLATNSRGGTRDIGSALTRMCMRHRSIEAKLKQFSMAFLEGLINPLQEQMEEWKRGVSSLDKDHAKEYKRARQEIKKKSSDTLKLQKKAKKADNLGRGDIQPQLDSAMQDVSDKYILLEETEKQALRKALIEDRQRFCCFVALLRPVVDEEISMLGEVTHLQAISDDLKALTSDPHKLPPASEQVILDLKGSDYGWSYQTPPSSPSTTMSRKSSMCSSLNSVNSSDSRGSSGSHSHSPSSSSSSSSSHHLFHHHHPCHRYRSSTLPQQAPARLSSISSHDSGFISSSHDQYTSSKSSSPMPAETKPCPSSRSSEVSETGQLHSDCSTPSSLAAATATQHITDKLSNGFDHYSPANSPAYLHSSGGSLGSGSSTAFPFSLPSSSSSTSSSCPTRSWSRHASALVPDYPHYCTLGPMVPSSRVPSWKDWAKPGPYDQPMVNTLRRKKEKATPAVVDSNGSVSNDSSPASISNSVPAPAVLQPSVEEKNRTVTAPLKAGDIEAHEELALALSRGLELDTQRSSRDSIQCSSGYSTQTNTPCCSEDTIPSQVSDYDYFSMAGDQEPEQQQLDFDKSSTIPRNSDISQSYRLMFQSKRPASTAGLPSTQAPYPGQGAYPAGPYPATPIHTGAYPPTPTGMCSSQGFYSGSSSHNAPGSYSSGHGPVIVTPGVATIRRTPSSKPSARRSGSVVGTGPIPIRTPVIPVKIPTVPDMSGAVNGSGGRAGGGGGGGGGESPDSPTFAGVGDAGTLPVVSWSGQATTNPPTVPLPNQQHLQSELEQEGGGEEAGEGDEGNMLVAIRKGVRLKRTLTNDRSAPRIA; encoded by the exons GTGGGACCAGAGACATTGGATCGGCATTGACAAGGATGTGTATGAGACATCGTAGCATAGAGGCTAAACTCAAACAGTTCTCCAT GGCCTTTCTGGAGGGTCTGATCAACCCTCTGCAAGAACAGATGGAGGAGTGGAAAAGAGGAGTCAGCTCTTTGGACAAGGACCATGCTAAAG AGTATAAAAGAGCCCGGCAGGAAATAAAGAAGAAGTCCTCGGACACACTGAAACTTCAGAAGAAGGCAaagaaag CTGATAATCTAG gTCGTGGTGATATCCAACCCCAGCTGGACAGCGCTATGCAGGATGTCAGTGATAAATACATTCTGctggaagagacagagaaacaggcccTGAGGAAGGCTCTTatagaggacagacagagattcTGCTGTTTCGTAGCCCTGCTGCGGCCTGTAGTG gaTGAGGAGATTTCTATGTTGGGAGAGGTCACCCATCTCCAAGCTATCTCTGATGATCTCAAAGCCCTGACCTCCGACCCGCACAAGCTTCCGCCTGCTAGTGAACAG GTGATCTTGGACCTGAAGGGCTCAGACTACGGTTGGTCATATCAAACGCCTCCCTCATCCCCGAGCACCACTATGTCCAGGAAGTCTAGCATGTGCAG TAGTCTGAACAGCGTTAACAGTAGTGACTCCAGGGGATCCAGTGGCTCTCACTCTcattctccttcctcctcttcttcctcctcttcctcacaccACCTCTTCCACCACCATCACCCCTGCCATCGGTACCGCAGCTCCACGCTACCCCAGCAGGCCCCAGCTCGGCTCTCTAGCATCTCCTCCCACGACTCGGGCTTCATTTCCTCATCACACGACCAATACACATCGTCCAAATCATCCTCGCCTATGCCAGCTGAAACAAAG CCTTGTCCCAGTTCCAGGTCCTCTGAGGTTTCAGAGACTGGGCAGCTTCACAGTGACTGCAGCACCCCCTCTTCTCTAGCTGCTGCTACTGCAACTCAGCACATTACTGACAAG TTGTCGAATGGCTTTGACCACTACAGTCCGGCCAATTCCCCTGCCTACCTGCATAGCAGCGGGGGGAGTTTGGGCTCAGGGTCCAGCACTGCCTTCCccttctctcttccttcctcctcatcctccacctcctcctcctgccccaCTCGTTCATGGTCACGTCACGCCTCAGCCTTGGTGCCAGACTACCCTCATTACTGCACGTTGGGTCCCATGGTGCCTTCATCACGAGTCCCCAGCTGGAAG GACTGGGCCAAACCAGGCCCTTATGACCAGCCCATGGTCAATACACtgaggaggaagaaagaaaaggcgACCCCAGCTGTAGTGGACAGTAATGGCAGTGTGAGTAATGATAGCAGCCCGGCCTCGATCTCAAACTCAGTGCCAGCTCCGGCTGTGCTACAACCGTCAGTGGAGGAGAAGAACAGGACTGTGACTGCACCACTCAAG GCTGGTGATATTGAGGCCCATGAGGAACTGGCCCTGGCCTTATCCCGAGGTCTGGAGCTGGACACCCAGAGGTCCAGTAGAGACTCCATCCAGTGTTCCAGTGGCTACAGCACGCAGACCAACACACCCTGCTGCTCTGAAGATACAATACCTTCACAGG TATCAGACTATGACTATTTCTCAATGGCTGGAGATCAGGAGCCTGAGCAGCAACAGTTGGACTTTGACAAGTCCTCCACCATCCCCAGAAACAGTGACATCAGTCAGTCCTACCGACTCATGTTCCAGAGCAAACGGCCAGCCTCCACAGCCGGCCTGCCCAGCACACAGGCTCCTTACCCCGGACAGGGGGCCTACCCTGCAGGGCCCTATCCCGCCACACCTATCCACACTGGGGCTTACCCTCCTACCCCGACAG GCATGTGTTCAAGTCAGGGATTTTATTCTGGATCCAGCTCTCATAATGCCCCTGGCTCCTATTCCTCAGGCCACGGTCCGGTTATCGTCACCCCTGGGGTTGCCACAATCCGCCGCACCCCCTCTTCAAAACCTTCCGCCCGACGTTCAGGCTCAGTCGTAGGCACAGGCCCCATCCCTATTCGTACACCTGTCATCCCAGTAAAAATCCCTACAGTGCCAGATATGTCAGGAGCAGTTAATGGGAGCGGgggaagagcaggaggaggaggaggaggaggaggaggagaaagccCAGATTCTCCAACATTTGCAGGAGTTGGGGATGCTGGCACCCTACCTGTGGTGTCCTGGAGTGGTCAGGCTACAACCAATCCTCCCACTGTACCCCTGCCCAACCAGCAGCACCTTCAGAGTGAGCTAGAGCAGgaagggggaggggaggaggcagGAGAAGGGGATGAAGGCAACATGCTGGTGGCCATCCGCAAGGGGGTCAGGCTCAAGAGAACCCTCACCAATGACCGCTCTGCACCACGCATCGCATGA